Proteins encoded by one window of Kribbella italica:
- a CDS encoding aldo/keto reductase yields the protein MDYRPLGRTGITVSELCLGAMMFGGAGNPDHDASIRIIHRALDAGINFVDTADVYSAGESEEIVGKALADRRDDIVVATKVGLPFDDDPNHRGASRRWVVESVERSLRRLGTDWIDLYQIHRLDPAVDIDETLGALSDLVAQGKIRAFGASTVPASEIVEAQWAAERRGRERFRTEQPPYSILARAIENDVLPTTLRYGMGVLTYSPLAMGWLTGGYRIDAEKPESGRAGRFPARFDLGLEVNQRKLAAADALAKLAEEAGMTLIELAIAFVVRHPAVTSAIIGPRTLEHLESQLPAAGIALSTEVLDRIDEIVPPGVTLNAEDNMSFTSALSAAARRR from the coding sequence ATGGACTACCGCCCGCTCGGACGCACCGGCATCACCGTCAGCGAGCTCTGCCTCGGCGCGATGATGTTCGGCGGCGCCGGCAACCCCGACCACGACGCCTCGATCCGGATCATCCACCGCGCGCTCGACGCCGGGATCAACTTCGTCGACACCGCCGACGTCTACTCGGCCGGTGAGTCGGAGGAGATCGTCGGCAAGGCCCTGGCCGACCGGCGCGACGACATCGTCGTGGCGACCAAGGTCGGGCTGCCGTTCGACGACGACCCCAACCACCGCGGCGCGTCCCGGCGCTGGGTCGTCGAGTCGGTCGAACGGTCGCTGCGACGGCTCGGGACCGACTGGATCGACCTCTACCAGATCCACCGGCTCGATCCGGCCGTCGACATCGACGAGACGCTCGGCGCGCTGTCCGACCTCGTGGCGCAGGGCAAGATCCGCGCGTTCGGCGCCTCGACCGTGCCCGCGTCGGAGATCGTCGAGGCGCAGTGGGCCGCCGAGCGACGCGGCCGGGAGCGCTTCCGCACCGAGCAGCCGCCGTACTCGATCCTCGCCCGGGCGATCGAGAACGACGTCCTGCCGACCACCCTGCGGTACGGGATGGGCGTGCTCACCTACAGCCCGCTCGCGATGGGCTGGCTCACCGGCGGCTACCGGATCGACGCGGAGAAGCCGGAGTCGGGACGGGCCGGGCGGTTCCCCGCGCGGTTCGACCTCGGGCTGGAGGTCAACCAGCGCAAGCTCGCGGCGGCCGACGCACTCGCGAAGCTCGCCGAGGAGGCGGGGATGACGCTGATCGAGCTGGCGATCGCGTTCGTCGTACGGCATCCGGCGGTGACCTCGGCGATCATCGGTCCGCGCACGCTGGAGCACCTCGAGTCGCAGCTGCCGGCCGCCGGGATCGCGCTCTCCACGGAGGTGCTCGACCGGATCGACGAGATCGTGCCGCCGGGTGTCACGCTCAACGCCGAGGACAACATGTCGTTCACCTCGGCGTTGTCCGCGGCCGCGCGGAGGCGCTGA
- a CDS encoding DUF2087 domain-containing protein, whose protein sequence is MNADQLCGLLAEPSRLRVYSAVVLGAGSPEQVAERTGLGPGVVAKALQRLGKSALVVAEGNGLRADEGAFKDAVRTSRPEREPLSDDPERDNVLRSFIRDGRLTHFPTVPAKFKVVLEYLAGSFEPGRQYAEREVNKILERWHADYATLRRQLVDYGHLDRADGIYTRAA, encoded by the coding sequence ATGAACGCCGATCAACTCTGTGGATTGCTGGCCGAACCGTCCCGCCTGCGGGTGTACTCCGCGGTGGTGCTCGGGGCGGGAAGTCCCGAGCAGGTCGCGGAGCGGACCGGGCTGGGGCCCGGGGTGGTCGCGAAGGCGCTGCAGCGGCTCGGGAAGAGCGCGCTGGTAGTTGCGGAGGGCAACGGTCTGCGGGCCGACGAGGGCGCGTTCAAAGACGCCGTACGGACGAGCCGGCCGGAGCGGGAGCCGCTCTCGGACGATCCGGAGCGCGACAATGTGCTGCGCTCGTTCATCCGCGACGGGAGGCTGACGCACTTCCCGACCGTGCCGGCGAAGTTCAAGGTGGTGCTGGAGTATCTCGCCGGCTCCTTCGAGCCCGGCCGCCAGTACGCCGAGCGCGAGGTCAACAAGATCCTCGAGCGGTGGCACGCCGACTACGCGACGCTGCGGCGGCAGTTGGTCGACTACGGGCACCTCGATCGGGCGGACGGGATCTACACCCGGGCCGCCTGA
- a CDS encoding phosphotransferase enzyme family protein: MAGALATAFGLGEAAAFTRVARGAMGAVWRLETLHGVFAAKEAFWRPPQEAAVRREVAFRAACGLPSPEPLTTPSGCYVADGWRLYEWIDGVVPSRDDLDTLAWLAEQMATIHLVGWTDGPMETDVWYHRVDVDWPALAERAPELTASVPRLVELTDLVNSTSLGELVLCHRDLTPSNVLIGADGPYLVDWDNVGPLPPARELGFLLINHLTDEHAVRRLASAYRAAGGPGEITGPESFATGLAIMLNYLHGQTTAALDSDLADEHRAFAAGNIAGQIESLPAPGVLERAAQAARV, encoded by the coding sequence ATGGCCGGCGCGCTGGCGACCGCGTTCGGGCTGGGCGAGGCTGCTGCGTTCACCCGCGTCGCGCGGGGTGCGATGGGTGCGGTCTGGCGCCTCGAAACCCTTCACGGTGTGTTCGCCGCCAAGGAAGCGTTTTGGCGTCCACCTCAGGAGGCGGCCGTCCGTCGGGAGGTCGCCTTCCGGGCAGCCTGCGGACTGCCCAGCCCGGAGCCGCTGACGACGCCGTCCGGCTGTTACGTCGCGGACGGCTGGCGCCTGTACGAATGGATCGACGGCGTCGTACCGTCCCGCGACGACCTCGACACCTTGGCCTGGCTGGCGGAGCAGATGGCGACGATCCACCTCGTCGGGTGGACCGACGGGCCGATGGAGACCGATGTCTGGTACCACCGCGTCGACGTCGACTGGCCCGCGCTCGCCGAGCGAGCGCCCGAGCTGACCGCCTCTGTCCCGAGGCTCGTCGAGCTCACCGACCTGGTGAACTCGACAAGCCTCGGCGAACTGGTCCTGTGCCATCGCGACCTGACGCCGTCCAACGTGCTGATCGGTGCCGACGGCCCGTATCTCGTGGACTGGGACAACGTCGGACCGTTGCCCCCGGCCCGGGAGCTCGGGTTCCTGCTGATCAACCACCTGACGGACGAGCACGCCGTACGGCGTTTGGCCTCGGCGTACCGCGCCGCCGGTGGACCAGGCGAGATCACCGGCCCGGAGAGCTTTGCGACCGGGCTGGCGATCATGCTGAACTACCTGCACGGGCAGACGACCGCCGCGCTCGACTCCGACCTCGCCGACGAGCACAGGGCGTTCGCCGCCGGCAACATCGCCGGCCAGATCGAGTCGCTGCCGGCACCCGGCGTACTGGAACGCGCGGCTCAGGCGGCCCGGGTGTAG
- a CDS encoding GNAT family N-acetyltransferase, which yields MTPPEEPDTAGQTLAGLPLAGRPLSGRPDGYPAELEADVVLRDGATAHLRPITPDDADLLVEFYARVSEQSKYYRFFAPYPQLSDRDVARFTQVDYHDRLALIVTVADAMIGVGRYERTGRRTAEVAFLIEDAHQGRGLGQLFLEHLAQAARENGIARFVAEVLPDNRKMITVFTEAGYTVAREFEDGVIMVEFDIAPTDTSFGVMQAREQRSEALSIARLLTPTSVAVIGASRREGTIGNALLRNLRDGGFPGRLYAVNTDTKAEAIDGVAACGTIRDVDDTVDLAVVAVPAEAVVDVVLDCAAKGVRGLVVVSSGFAEVGAEGRRRQRRLVGLARSYGMRVIGPNALGVINTATGVSLNATLSPLMPSPGRVAFFCQSGALGVSILADMVGRGLGLSSFVSAGNRADVSGNDLMQYWYSDESTEVVLLYLESLGNPRKFSRVARRLARRKPVIALKSGRATQGVPLGHTVRRSHLPAATVDSLFRQSGLIGVETTGELFDVAQLVAHQPLPKGRRVAIVSNSDALTLLALDTMASCGLDVAGEPHTLSADASADDFCEALTAVIADDEVHSVVVIFTPPVQSNVAEVAQVLAAAAAGSDKPVLSTFLASRSVPEQLRVADEQGGAARGSIPSFLSPQYAVGALAKATQYAEWRRRADDQIPTVPDIDSAGAEDFVAEFLQRHPAGADLDDADRQRLLSFYDISVLPAFPVLSADEAVARAADLGFEVILKATAEQWRMRPDLADIWRHIHDEDDMREAWAEMTSTFGVASDPARAQFVVQKMAPPGVPVVISAQEDVAFGPVVSFGLSGVATDLLGDRSYRMPPLTTFDAAEMVREVRAAPLLYGYRGSDPVDIAAIENLLHRVSRLTLELEEVVRLDLRSVLVSAAGATVLDTSIRIAPNEKPRQDMPARRLT from the coding sequence GTGACGCCGCCGGAGGAGCCTGACACCGCCGGGCAGACCCTGGCCGGGCTGCCGCTGGCGGGACGGCCGTTGTCCGGGCGGCCCGACGGGTACCCGGCCGAGCTCGAGGCGGACGTCGTACTGCGGGACGGCGCCACGGCGCACCTGCGGCCGATCACTCCGGACGATGCGGATCTGCTGGTCGAGTTCTACGCGCGGGTGTCGGAGCAGTCGAAGTACTACCGGTTCTTCGCGCCGTACCCGCAGCTGTCGGACCGGGACGTAGCGAGGTTCACCCAGGTCGACTACCACGACCGGCTGGCGCTGATCGTCACCGTCGCGGACGCGATGATCGGGGTCGGCCGCTACGAGCGGACCGGCCGGCGGACCGCCGAGGTGGCCTTCCTGATCGAGGACGCGCACCAGGGTCGTGGACTCGGGCAACTGTTCCTGGAGCACCTGGCGCAGGCGGCCCGGGAGAACGGGATCGCCCGGTTCGTCGCCGAGGTGCTGCCGGACAACCGCAAGATGATCACCGTCTTCACCGAGGCCGGCTACACCGTCGCCCGGGAGTTCGAGGACGGCGTGATCATGGTCGAGTTCGACATCGCGCCGACCGACACGTCGTTCGGGGTGATGCAGGCGCGCGAGCAGCGGTCCGAGGCGCTGTCGATCGCGCGGCTGCTGACGCCGACCAGCGTCGCGGTGATCGGCGCGTCCCGGCGCGAGGGGACGATCGGGAACGCGCTGCTGCGCAACCTGCGCGACGGCGGTTTCCCCGGACGGCTGTACGCCGTGAACACCGACACCAAGGCCGAGGCGATCGACGGCGTCGCGGCGTGCGGGACGATTCGGGACGTCGACGACACAGTCGACCTGGCCGTGGTCGCGGTGCCGGCCGAAGCGGTCGTCGACGTCGTGCTGGACTGCGCGGCCAAGGGCGTTCGCGGGCTGGTCGTGGTCTCCAGCGGCTTTGCCGAAGTGGGCGCCGAGGGCCGTCGCCGGCAGCGGCGGCTGGTCGGGCTGGCACGCTCGTACGGGATGCGCGTGATCGGGCCGAACGCTCTGGGTGTGATCAACACCGCGACCGGGGTCTCGCTCAACGCGACGCTGTCCCCGCTGATGCCGAGCCCTGGGCGGGTGGCCTTCTTCTGCCAGTCGGGCGCCTTGGGCGTCTCGATCCTGGCCGACATGGTCGGCCGCGGGCTGGGGCTGTCGAGTTTCGTGTCGGCGGGCAACCGGGCCGATGTCTCGGGCAACGACCTGATGCAGTACTGGTACTCCGACGAGTCCACCGAGGTCGTGCTGCTGTACCTGGAGTCGCTGGGCAACCCGCGCAAGTTCAGCCGGGTCGCGCGGCGGCTGGCGCGGCGCAAGCCGGTGATCGCGCTGAAGTCCGGGCGAGCCACGCAGGGGGTTCCGCTGGGGCACACGGTCCGCCGCAGTCATTTGCCGGCGGCAACGGTCGACTCGCTGTTCCGGCAGAGTGGGCTGATCGGCGTCGAAACGACCGGTGAGCTGTTCGACGTCGCTCAGCTCGTCGCGCACCAGCCGCTGCCGAAGGGCCGGCGGGTGGCGATCGTGAGCAACTCGGACGCATTGACGCTGCTGGCGCTGGACACGATGGCCAGCTGCGGACTTGACGTCGCGGGGGAGCCGCACACGTTGAGCGCGGACGCATCGGCGGACGACTTCTGCGAGGCGCTGACAGCAGTGATCGCCGACGACGAGGTGCACTCGGTGGTGGTGATCTTCACACCGCCGGTCCAGTCGAACGTCGCCGAGGTCGCGCAGGTGCTTGCTGCAGCGGCCGCGGGATCGGACAAGCCGGTGCTGTCGACGTTCCTGGCCTCGCGCAGCGTGCCTGAGCAGCTCCGGGTCGCCGACGAGCAGGGCGGCGCCGCGCGCGGGTCGATCCCGTCGTTCCTGTCACCGCAGTACGCCGTGGGCGCGCTTGCGAAGGCGACCCAGTACGCCGAGTGGCGGCGGCGGGCGGACGACCAGATCCCCACCGTCCCGGACATCGACTCGGCCGGCGCGGAGGACTTCGTCGCGGAGTTCCTGCAGCGGCACCCGGCCGGGGCGGACCTGGACGACGCGGATCGGCAGCGGTTGCTGAGCTTCTACGACATCAGCGTGCTGCCGGCGTTCCCGGTCCTGTCGGCGGACGAGGCGGTGGCCCGGGCGGCCGATCTCGGCTTCGAGGTGATCCTCAAGGCGACCGCCGAGCAGTGGCGGATGCGGCCGGACCTGGCCGACATCTGGCGGCACATCCACGACGAGGACGACATGCGCGAGGCGTGGGCGGAGATGACGAGCACCTTCGGCGTCGCCTCGGACCCGGCGCGGGCGCAGTTCGTCGTCCAGAAGATGGCGCCGCCCGGCGTACCGGTGGTGATCTCGGCGCAGGAGGATGTCGCCTTCGGCCCGGTCGTGTCCTTCGGTCTCTCGGGGGTGGCGACCGATCTGCTCGGCGACCGCTCGTACCGGATGCCGCCGCTGACGACGTTCGACGCGGCCGAGATGGTGCGTGAGGTGCGAGCGGCGCCGCTGCTGTACGGGTACCGGGGGTCGGATCCGGTGGACATCGCCGCGATCGAGAACCTGTTGCACCGGGTCTCTCGACTGACGCTGGAACTGGAGGAAGTCGTCCGGCTGGACCTTCGCTCGGTGCTGGTCTCCGCGGCCGGCGCGACTGTGCTGGACACGTCGATCCGGATCGCGCCGAACGAGAAGCCCCGGCAGGACATGCCGGCCCGCCGGCTCACGTGA